In Rhizobium sp. ARZ01, a genomic segment contains:
- a CDS encoding FAD-dependent oxidoreductase yields MTGRLVVVGGGQAAFALVAKLRALKDMRPITIVGSEASLPYQRPPLSKKYLLGEADLTRLQFRPETWYPENDVEVRLSTTVTSIDRAAKTVALDDGSKLDYEYLALATGAAPRRLSAEVGGNLEGVYTVRDYLDADRLGLEMTEGRKVLVVGGGYIGLEAAAVARGRGLNVTVIEMADRILQRVASPATATILKAIHMARGVDVREKTGLVRLIGEEGRVTGAELSDGFVLPADIVIVGIGIAPNDQLARDAGLEVAHGIVVDEFARTSDPAIFAMGDCAVLPFEGKRVRLESVQNAVDQAEAAAAVIAGGNDPYVPKPWFWSDQYDVKLQIAGFCMGYDDTLVRPGQREGSVSVWYFRDGRFIAVDAVNDAKAYVVGKKLLELGRSPDRAQLEDPSLDLKALTL; encoded by the coding sequence GTGACCGGAAGATTGGTAGTCGTGGGCGGCGGACAGGCCGCGTTTGCCTTGGTCGCAAAACTGCGCGCGCTGAAGGATATGCGTCCGATCACGATCGTTGGTTCTGAGGCGAGCCTGCCCTATCAGCGCCCGCCGCTGTCGAAGAAGTACCTTCTCGGCGAGGCCGACCTTACTCGCCTGCAGTTCCGTCCCGAAACCTGGTATCCGGAGAACGACGTCGAGGTCAGGCTTTCGACCACGGTGACCTCGATCGACCGGGCGGCAAAGACCGTCGCGCTCGATGACGGCTCGAAGCTTGACTACGAGTATCTGGCGCTCGCCACAGGCGCTGCGCCGCGCCGCTTGTCGGCGGAGGTCGGTGGCAACCTCGAGGGCGTCTACACGGTGCGCGACTATCTCGATGCCGATCGCCTCGGACTTGAAATGACCGAAGGACGCAAGGTGCTGGTTGTCGGTGGCGGCTATATCGGGCTGGAGGCGGCCGCGGTTGCGCGGGGCAGGGGGCTGAACGTCACCGTCATCGAGATGGCTGACCGCATCCTCCAGCGCGTCGCCTCGCCGGCAACCGCGACGATCCTCAAGGCGATCCATATGGCCCGCGGCGTCGATGTCCGCGAGAAGACGGGGCTCGTTCGGCTGATCGGCGAGGAAGGTCGCGTCACCGGGGCGGAGCTCTCCGATGGTTTTGTCCTGCCCGCCGATATCGTCATCGTCGGTATCGGCATCGCGCCGAACGACCAGCTTGCGCGCGACGCCGGCCTCGAGGTCGCGCATGGCATTGTCGTCGATGAGTTTGCCCGCACCTCCGACCCCGCGATCTTCGCCATGGGCGACTGCGCGGTACTGCCTTTCGAGGGCAAGAGGGTGCGGCTGGAATCCGTGCAGAATGCCGTCGATCAGGCCGAAGCCGCGGCCGCCGTCATCGCCGGCGGCAATGACCCCTACGTGCCGAAGCCCTGGTTCTGGTCGGATCAGTATGACGTGAAACTGCAGATTGCCGGCTTCTGCATGGGCTACGACGATACCCTGGTCCGACCTGGTCAGCGGGAGGGCAGCGTTTCGGTCTGGTATTTCCGCGACGGCCGCTTTATCGCCGTCGATGCTGTCAACGACGCCAAGGCCTATGTGGTCGGCAAGAAGCTGCTTGAACTCGGGCGCAGTCCGGATCGGGCGCAGCTTGAAGATCCGTCTTTGGATCTGAAGGCACTGACGCTTTAG
- a CDS encoding ATP phosphoribosyltransferase regulatory subunit, giving the protein MPLINLPAFVPELLAEFASLDTERVDTPVIQPAEPFLDMAGEDLRRRIFMTESETGQSLCLRPEFTIPVCLRHIETATGTPRRYAYLGEVFRQRREGANEFYQAGIEDLGEGDVARADARAVHDALLVLGNRLPGRTLKVVLGDQSVFEAVVAACGLHSGWQKRLIHAFGNQDRLRKLLSELSEPVAKGVFGPEVERLASLGLLEEEATLARHIDETMQATGYSTNASRSPVDIARRLREKMTLASTRLDAGTLDTLRAFLAIETPFADAPKALNDFARTAGLAIDEALSRFEARAKALVDAGVDPASITYRSAFGRPLDYYTGLVFEITANDNPAVLAGGGRFDRLMTLLGATTRIPAVGFSLWLDRIEQAISEGVSA; this is encoded by the coding sequence ATGCCGCTGATCAATCTCCCCGCCTTCGTCCCCGAACTGCTCGCCGAATTCGCAAGCCTTGACACGGAACGTGTCGACACGCCGGTGATCCAGCCGGCCGAGCCGTTCCTCGACATGGCCGGCGAGGACCTGCGTCGGCGCATCTTCATGACCGAGAGCGAGACCGGCCAGAGCCTTTGCCTGCGTCCCGAGTTCACCATTCCCGTCTGCCTGCGCCACATCGAAACCGCGACCGGGACGCCCAGGCGCTATGCCTATCTCGGCGAGGTCTTCCGCCAGCGGCGCGAGGGCGCCAACGAGTTCTATCAGGCGGGCATCGAGGACCTGGGCGAGGGCGATGTCGCCCGCGCCGATGCGCGCGCCGTTCATGATGCGCTGTTGGTGCTCGGCAACCGGCTGCCCGGACGAACCCTCAAGGTGGTTCTGGGCGACCAGAGTGTTTTTGAAGCGGTCGTCGCTGCATGCGGGCTGCACTCGGGGTGGCAGAAGCGGCTGATCCACGCCTTTGGCAATCAGGATCGGTTGCGCAAGCTCTTGTCGGAACTGTCGGAGCCCGTCGCGAAGGGGGTATTCGGCCCGGAGGTGGAACGTCTGGCAAGCCTCGGCCTGCTCGAGGAGGAGGCGACGCTCGCCCGCCACATCGACGAGACGATGCAGGCGACAGGCTACTCGACCAACGCCAGCCGCAGCCCGGTCGACATTGCGCGGCGACTTCGCGAGAAGATGACGCTGGCCAGCACGCGCCTCGATGCCGGCACGCTCGATACCTTGCGTGCATTTCTTGCAATCGAAACGCCATTCGCTGATGCACCAAAGGCCCTCAACGATTTCGCCCGTACGGCCGGCCTTGCCATAGACGAGGCGCTGTCGCGTTTTGAAGCCCGTGCGAAGGCGCTTGTCGATGCGGGCGTCGACCCGGCGTCGATCACCTATCGCAGCGCTTTCGGCCGGCCGCTCGACTACTACACAGGGCTTGTCTTCGAGATCACCGCCAACGACAATCCCGCGGTACTGGCCGGCGGGGGCCGTTTCGACCGGCTGATGACGCTGCTTGGTGCGACGACGCGTATCCCGGCCGTGGGCTTTTCGCTTTGGCTCGACCGCATCGAACAGGCGATTTCGGAAGGCGTATCCGCATGA
- the groES gene encoding co-chaperone GroES encodes MASTNFRPLHDRVVVRRVESEEKTKGGIIIPDTAKEKPQEGEIVAVGSGARDESGKIVALDVKVGDRVLFGKWSGTEVKLDGEELLIMKEADIMGIIG; translated from the coding sequence ATGGCAAGCACCAACTTCCGTCCGCTGCACGATCGCGTCGTCGTACGTCGCGTCGAGTCCGAGGAAAAGACCAAGGGCGGCATCATCATTCCGGATACCGCGAAGGAAAAGCCGCAGGAAGGCGAAATCGTCGCCGTCGGTTCGGGCGCGCGTGACGAAAGCGGCAAGATCGTCGCTCTCGACGTCAAGGTCGGCGACCGCGTCCTGTTCGGCAAGTGGTCCGGCACCGAGGTCAAGCTCGACGGCGAAGAGCTTCTGATCATGAAGGAAGCCGACATCATGGGCATCATCGGCTGA
- a CDS encoding EAL domain-containing protein gives MLRILTCLTVEHDLRLVLLAALICLLSCYVAVSLTHRARSASGKARILWLGAAGVASGFGIWATHFIAMLAYDPGVVIGYGLHLTLASLVVAIAVTTSGAAFATYVAGPAAAASGGLIVAAGVAGMHYLGMAALELPGEIIWDRALVATSLAGGALFCGLSLVLCMRRGGSAVSRLTATVFMVLGVVSLHFVAMAAVTVVPGPMQVNDSAVLSPALMAPLIAVVAFSLLFTGLTAAIFARQTETAVNDSLRQFALLVQGVTDYAIYMLDPKGVVANWNAGAERNKGYKANEIVGQHFSRFYDEADREAGLPEEALRIAREEGKHEAEGRRYRKDGTHFWAHVTIDAIHDENGTLLGYAKITKDVTKEKANADRIAEVSKNLDLALENMSQGLCLYDRDEKLVFSNKRFAELFDLSDQRVRAGLTFRELIDRALADTYRAPEIWLPKASELYGRHRAIIQQSGGVVEKLPKGISVQIRYRALADGGWVATYEDISERLRNEEQIAFMARHDGLTGLPNRANFNDSLATAIEHAGRFSGKVAAIGIDLDRFKEINDTRGHAVGDQVLITLSQRMQACLGPDESVARFGGDEFAASKRFDDVGELNDFIERLERCFQEDIIIDGYEIKPGASLGVAIYPQDADDLEALLNNADLAMYRAKDALTQTVCFYEVSMDEAARSRRLIANDLWLAVERNELHLHYQVQKAVGSGFITGYEVLLRWNNAERGAIAPSDFIPVAEECGAIIPIGEWVLREACREAASWEQPHKIAVNLSPVQLAHADVAGLVQRVLLETGLAPQRLELEITESTIIGDKERALHTLRQIKALGVTIAIDDFGTGYSSLETLRSFPFDKIKLDRSFMNEVEDSPQAKAILRAIVALGQTLEVPVLAEGVETKDQLDILLTEGCNEAQGYYLGRPQPMTSKGETKAA, from the coding sequence ATGCTCCGCATCCTCACCTGCCTCACCGTAGAGCACGATCTGCGGTTGGTTCTCCTCGCTGCTTTGATCTGCTTACTCTCCTGCTATGTGGCGGTGTCTCTGACCCACCGGGCCAGGTCCGCATCGGGAAAAGCGCGGATACTGTGGCTCGGGGCTGCCGGCGTCGCGAGTGGGTTCGGTATCTGGGCAACGCACTTTATCGCCATGCTGGCCTACGATCCGGGCGTCGTCATCGGCTACGGTTTGCACCTGACGCTGGCATCGCTTGTTGTCGCCATCGCCGTAACAACGAGCGGTGCCGCATTTGCGACCTATGTTGCCGGCCCGGCCGCGGCAGCCAGCGGCGGGCTCATCGTTGCCGCTGGCGTTGCCGGCATGCACTATCTCGGAATGGCAGCGCTTGAGCTGCCCGGTGAGATCATCTGGGACCGTGCGCTGGTCGCAACATCCCTCGCTGGGGGCGCGCTTTTCTGTGGCCTGTCGCTGGTGCTGTGTATGCGCCGAGGAGGGAGTGCGGTATCGCGCCTTACCGCGACCGTCTTCATGGTACTTGGCGTCGTCTCGCTGCATTTCGTAGCGATGGCGGCCGTCACCGTTGTGCCGGGGCCGATGCAAGTCAATGACAGCGCAGTGTTGTCGCCCGCACTGATGGCGCCTTTGATCGCAGTCGTGGCCTTCTCTCTGCTTTTCACCGGATTGACGGCTGCGATCTTCGCGCGGCAGACGGAGACGGCTGTCAACGACAGTCTGCGCCAGTTTGCATTGCTGGTTCAGGGCGTCACCGACTATGCAATCTACATGCTCGATCCGAAGGGCGTCGTTGCCAACTGGAACGCCGGGGCGGAGCGCAACAAGGGATACAAGGCGAACGAAATCGTCGGACAGCATTTCTCCCGCTTCTATGACGAGGCAGATCGCGAGGCAGGCCTTCCGGAAGAAGCGCTGAGGATCGCGCGCGAGGAGGGCAAGCATGAAGCCGAGGGACGTCGTTACCGGAAGGACGGGACGCATTTCTGGGCGCATGTCACGATCGACGCGATCCATGATGAGAATGGCACGCTGCTCGGCTATGCCAAAATCACCAAGGACGTGACAAAAGAAAAGGCCAACGCCGACCGCATCGCAGAGGTCAGCAAGAACCTCGATCTGGCGCTGGAGAACATGTCCCAGGGGCTGTGCCTGTACGACCGCGACGAGAAGCTTGTGTTCTCCAACAAGCGCTTTGCGGAGCTGTTCGATCTGTCTGACCAGCGTGTGCGCGCGGGCCTTACCTTCCGGGAACTTATCGACAGGGCTCTGGCGGATACGTATCGGGCGCCGGAAATTTGGCTGCCGAAGGCCTCCGAACTCTATGGGCGCCATCGCGCGATCATCCAGCAGAGCGGTGGGGTCGTCGAGAAGCTGCCGAAGGGAATATCCGTCCAGATCAGATATCGTGCCCTTGCCGATGGCGGCTGGGTGGCGACCTATGAGGACATTTCCGAGCGCCTGCGCAACGAGGAACAGATCGCCTTCATGGCACGGCACGACGGGCTCACGGGCTTGCCGAACCGCGCGAATTTCAACGACAGCCTCGCAACCGCCATCGAGCATGCCGGCCGTTTCTCCGGCAAGGTCGCAGCGATCGGCATCGACCTCGACAGGTTCAAGGAAATCAATGACACGCGCGGCCACGCGGTCGGGGACCAGGTATTGATCACGCTTTCACAGCGCATGCAGGCTTGCCTCGGGCCGGATGAGTCGGTCGCCCGCTTCGGTGGCGATGAGTTCGCTGCCTCCAAGCGCTTCGACGATGTCGGCGAGCTCAATGACTTCATCGAGCGGCTGGAGCGATGCTTCCAGGAAGACATCATCATTGACGGTTACGAGATCAAGCCTGGGGCGAGCCTCGGCGTTGCGATCTATCCTCAAGACGCCGACGACCTCGAAGCGCTCCTCAATAATGCCGACCTTGCGATGTATCGGGCCAAGGACGCGCTGACGCAGACCGTCTGCTTCTACGAGGTTTCCATGGACGAAGCAGCCCGCAGTCGGCGTCTTATTGCCAACGACCTGTGGCTTGCCGTCGAACGAAACGAACTACACTTGCACTATCAGGTCCAGAAGGCCGTCGGTTCCGGCTTCATTACCGGATATGAGGTGCTTCTGCGGTGGAACAATGCCGAAAGAGGCGCGATCGCTCCATCAGATTTCATTCCGGTTGCCGAGGAATGTGGCGCCATCATACCGATCGGCGAGTGGGTGCTGCGGGAGGCCTGCCGGGAGGCGGCGAGCTGGGAGCAACCGCACAAGATCGCGGTCAATCTCTCGCCGGTGCAACTCGCCCATGCCGATGTCGCGGGCCTGGTTCAGCGTGTTCTGCTTGAAACGGGCCTTGCTCCTCAGCGGCTTGAGCTGGAAATAACGGAATCGACCATCATCGGCGACAAGGAGCGCGCCCTCCACACGCTGCGCCAGATCAAGGCGCTCGGCGTCACCATTGCGATCGACGATTTTGGCACAGGCTACTCGTCGCTGGAGACGCTGCGTTCCTTCCCGTTCGACAAGATCAAGCTGGATCGCAGCTTCATGAACGAAGTGGAGGACAGTCCGCAGGCGAAGGCCATCCTCCGCGCGATCGTGGCGCTCGGGCAAACCCTGGAAGTCCCGGTACTCGCCGAAGGCGTCGAGACCAAGGACCAGCTTGATATCCTTCTCACTGAGGGATGCAACGAAGCGCAGGGATACTACCTCGGTCGGCCGCAACCGATGACGAGCAAGGGCGAAACGAAGGCCGCATAG
- the hisS gene encoding histidine--tRNA ligase: protein MSEKQKKPQKLKARLPRGFVDRSAADIRAVGEMTAKIREVYERYGFDPVETPLFEYTDALGKFLPDSDRPNEGVFSLQDDDDQWMSLRYDLTAPLARHVAENFNEIQLPYRTYRAGYVFRNEKPGPGRFRQFMQFDADTVGTAGVQADAEMCMMMADTMEALGIARGDYVIRVNNRKVLDGVLEAIGLGGDDKANARLNVLRAIDKLDKFGPEGVRLLLGEGRKDESGDFTKGAGLGAEQIEKVLFFVGIKDYAESAEHLAEIVAGTARGPEGVDELNQIGHLVSSAGYESDRIKIDPSVVRGLEYYTGPVFEAELQFAVTNEKGEKVVFGSVGGGGRYDGLVSRFMGQPVPATGFSIGVSRLMTALKNLGKLGEDEVVAPVLVTVMDGDIESMGRYQRFTQALRAAGIRAEMYQGNWKKFGNQLKYADRRGCPIAIIQGGDERALGVVQIKDLIEGKRLAGDIEDNVTWREARVAQVVVSEEDMIQRVREILAHQADDRARATKG from the coding sequence ATGAGCGAAAAGCAGAAAAAACCGCAGAAACTGAAGGCCCGCCTGCCGCGCGGCTTTGTCGATCGTTCCGCCGCCGATATTCGCGCCGTGGGCGAGATGACGGCGAAGATCCGCGAAGTCTATGAGCGCTACGGTTTTGACCCGGTTGAGACGCCGCTGTTCGAGTATACGGATGCGCTCGGCAAGTTCCTGCCCGACAGCGATCGCCCGAACGAAGGCGTGTTCTCGCTGCAGGACGACGACGACCAGTGGATGTCGTTGCGCTACGACCTCACGGCGCCGCTCGCCCGCCACGTGGCCGAGAACTTCAACGAGATCCAGCTTCCCTACCGCACCTATCGCGCCGGCTACGTCTTCCGCAACGAGAAGCCCGGCCCGGGTCGCTTCCGCCAGTTCATGCAGTTCGATGCCGACACGGTCGGCACCGCCGGCGTTCAGGCCGATGCCGAGATGTGCATGATGATGGCCGACACGATGGAGGCGCTTGGTATCGCGCGCGGCGACTACGTGATCCGCGTCAACAACCGCAAGGTGCTCGACGGCGTGCTGGAGGCGATCGGCCTCGGCGGTGACGACAAGGCCAATGCGCGCCTTAATGTGCTGCGCGCCATCGACAAGCTCGACAAGTTCGGCCCCGAGGGCGTGCGCCTGCTCTTGGGCGAAGGCCGCAAGGACGAGAGCGGCGACTTCACCAAGGGTGCCGGGCTCGGCGCCGAACAGATCGAGAAGGTTCTCTTTTTCGTCGGTATCAAGGACTATGCCGAGAGCGCGGAGCATCTCGCCGAAATCGTCGCCGGCACTGCCAGGGGACCGGAAGGTGTGGATGAACTGAACCAGATCGGCCATCTGGTATCGTCGGCCGGCTACGAGTCTGATCGGATCAAGATCGATCCCTCGGTCGTGCGCGGTCTCGAATACTACACCGGCCCCGTCTTCGAGGCCGAGTTGCAGTTCGCCGTGACCAACGAGAAGGGCGAGAAGGTCGTCTTCGGCTCGGTCGGCGGCGGTGGTCGCTATGACGGGCTCGTCTCGCGCTTCATGGGCCAGCCGGTTCCGGCGACGGGCTTTTCCATCGGCGTCTCCCGCCTGATGACGGCGCTGAAGAACCTCGGCAAGCTTGGCGAGGACGAGGTGGTGGCACCCGTGCTCGTGACCGTCATGGACGGCGATATCGAGAGCATGGGCCGCTATCAGCGCTTCACCCAGGCGCTGCGTGCTGCCGGCATTCGCGCGGAGATGTACCAGGGCAACTGGAAGAAGTTCGGCAACCAGTTGAAATATGCCGACCGCCGCGGCTGCCCGATCGCCATCATCCAGGGCGGCGACGAGCGCGCGCTCGGCGTCGTGCAGATCAAGGACCTGATCGAGGGCAAGCGACTTGCCGGCGACATCGAGGACAACGTCACCTGGCGCGAGGCGCGCGTGGCGCAGGTCGTGGTATCGGAAGAAGACATGATCCAGCGTGTTCGTGAGATCCTGGCCCATCAGGCCGATGACCGGGCGCGAGCCACCAAAGGCTGA
- the hisG gene encoding ATP phosphoribosyltransferase — MTITIALPSKGRMKEDASEIFSRAGFTITSVGNDRSYRGRVEGRDDIEIAFLSASEISREIGNGSVDFGVTGEDLVREGLAEADARVEFCARLGFGHADVVVAVPEIWLDVDTMADLGDVAADFRARHGRRLTIATKYWRLTQQFFSGNHGIQLYRIVESLGATEGAPASGSADIIVDITSTGSTLTANHLKILSDGVILRSEACLVRARRESHAGDPVVEEIIQAVRKVL; from the coding sequence ATGACCATCACCATTGCGCTTCCTTCCAAGGGCCGCATGAAGGAGGACGCCTCGGAGATCTTTTCCAGGGCAGGCTTCACGATTACCTCCGTCGGCAACGACCGCTCCTATCGCGGGCGCGTTGAGGGCCGCGACGACATCGAGATCGCCTTCCTCTCGGCCTCGGAGATTTCCCGCGAGATCGGCAACGGCTCGGTCGATTTCGGCGTCACCGGCGAGGATCTGGTGCGCGAGGGGTTGGCTGAGGCCGACGCCCGCGTCGAGTTCTGCGCCCGCCTCGGTTTCGGTCATGCCGATGTCGTCGTCGCCGTGCCGGAAATCTGGCTCGATGTCGACACCATGGCCGATCTCGGCGACGTGGCCGCCGATTTCCGCGCCCGCCATGGCCGGCGCCTGACGATCGCAACAAAATACTGGCGGCTGACGCAGCAGTTCTTTTCCGGCAACCACGGCATCCAGCTCTATCGCATCGTCGAGAGCCTTGGCGCCACTGAAGGCGCGCCAGCCTCCGGCTCGGCCGACATCATCGTCGACATCACCTCGACCGGCTCGACGCTCACAGCCAACCACCTGAAAATTCTGTCCGATGGCGTGATCCTGAGGTCCGAGGCTTGCCTTGTGCGGGCCCGCCGGGAGAGCCACGCGGGTGATCCGGTAGTCGAAGAGATTATCCAGGCGGTGCGCAAGGTTCTTTGA
- a CDS encoding glutathione binding-like protein: MVDLTAFPITKKWPAKNPDIIQLYSLPTPNGVKVSIALEELGLAYEAHRVDFGANEQKSPEFESLNPNGRIPALIDPNGPDGKPIGLFESGAILYYLAEKTGKLIPAYAAGRYETLCWVMFQMGGVGPMFGQFGHFYKYAAEKVANNSYPVERYRDEAKRLLGVMEGRLKSQQWIMGDTYTIADIALFPWVRGADVFYGGRNVIGYDDFPAVMAWLERCLARPASDRGIDVPVKE; the protein is encoded by the coding sequence GTGGTCGACCTTACTGCTTTTCCTATCACCAAGAAGTGGCCTGCAAAAAACCCCGACATCATCCAGCTCTATTCGTTGCCGACGCCGAACGGCGTGAAGGTTTCGATCGCGCTGGAGGAGCTTGGCCTTGCTTACGAAGCGCATCGCGTCGATTTCGGCGCCAACGAACAGAAGTCTCCAGAGTTCGAGTCCCTTAATCCCAACGGCCGCATCCCTGCGCTGATCGATCCGAACGGCCCCGACGGAAAACCGATCGGTCTCTTCGAATCCGGTGCGATCCTCTACTATCTTGCCGAAAAGACGGGCAAGCTGATCCCCGCCTATGCCGCAGGCCGCTACGAGACGCTGTGCTGGGTCATGTTCCAGATGGGCGGGGTCGGGCCGATGTTCGGCCAGTTCGGCCATTTCTACAAATACGCCGCCGAGAAGGTCGCCAACAATTCCTACCCCGTAGAGCGCTACCGCGACGAGGCCAAGCGGTTGCTCGGCGTCATGGAAGGCCGGCTGAAGAGCCAGCAGTGGATTATGGGCGACACCTATACGATCGCCGATATCGCGCTCTTTCCATGGGTCCGCGGCGCAGACGTGTTCTACGGCGGCCGGAACGTGATCGGCTACGACGATTTCCCCGCCGTCATGGCCTGGCTGGAGCGCTGCCTTGCCCGCCCGGCCTCTGATCGGGGCATCGACGTTCCCGTCAAGGAGTGA
- the groL gene encoding chaperonin GroEL (60 kDa chaperone family; promotes refolding of misfolded polypeptides especially under stressful conditions; forms two stacked rings of heptamers to form a barrel-shaped 14mer; ends can be capped by GroES; misfolded proteins enter the barrel where they are refolded when GroES binds) produces the protein MAAKEIKFGRTAREKMLRGVDILADAVKVTLGPKGRNVIIDKSFGAPRITKDGVSVAKEIELEDKFENMGAQMVREVASKTNDIAGDGTTTATVLAQAIVREGAKAVAAGMNPMDLKRGIDLAVKEVVKDLQAKAKKINTSEEVAQVGTISANGEKQIGLDIAEAMQKVGNEGVITVEEAKTAETELEVVEGMQFDRGYLSPYFVTNPEKMIADLDDAYVLLHEKKLSNLQAMLPVLEAVVQTGKPLVIIAEDVEGEALATLVVNKLRGGLKIAAVKAPGFGDRRKAMLEDIAILTGGTVISEDLGIKLENVTLDMLGRAKKVSISKENTTIVDGAGQKAEIEGRVAQIKAQIEETTSDYDREKLQERLAKLAGGVAVIRVGGSTEIEVKEKKDRIDDALNATRAAVQEGIVPGGGVALLRASAQLKVKGENADQEAGVSIVRRALQAPARQIAENAGDEASIVVGKILDEKSDNFGYNAQTGEYGDMIAMGIVDPVKVVRTALQDAASVAGLLVTTEAMIAELPKKEAAGGMPGGMGGMGMDGMM, from the coding sequence ATGGCAGCCAAAGAAATCAAATTCGGCCGCACCGCTCGCGAAAAGATGCTTCGTGGCGTCGACATTCTCGCTGACGCAGTGAAGGTCACGCTCGGCCCGAAGGGTCGCAACGTCATCATCGACAAGTCCTTCGGCGCTCCGCGCATCACCAAGGACGGCGTTTCCGTTGCCAAGGAAATCGAACTGGAAGACAAGTTCGAGAACATGGGCGCCCAGATGGTCCGCGAAGTCGCTTCGAAGACCAACGACATCGCCGGTGACGGCACGACCACCGCAACCGTTCTGGCCCAGGCGATCGTTCGTGAAGGCGCAAAGGCCGTTGCTGCCGGCATGAACCCGATGGACCTGAAGCGCGGCATCGACCTCGCCGTCAAGGAAGTCGTCAAGGATCTCCAGGCCAAGGCCAAGAAGATCAACACTTCGGAAGAAGTTGCACAGGTCGGCACGATCTCGGCAAACGGCGAAAAGCAGATCGGTCTCGATATTGCTGAAGCCATGCAGAAGGTCGGCAACGAGGGCGTCATCACGGTTGAAGAAGCCAAGACCGCCGAGACCGAACTCGAAGTCGTCGAAGGCATGCAGTTCGACCGCGGCTACCTGTCGCCCTACTTCGTCACCAACCCGGAAAAGATGATCGCAGACCTCGACGACGCTTACGTTCTCCTGCACGAGAAGAAGCTGTCGAACCTGCAGGCGATGCTCCCGGTTCTTGAAGCCGTCGTTCAGACCGGCAAGCCGCTCGTCATCATCGCTGAAGACGTCGAAGGCGAAGCTCTTGCAACGCTCGTCGTCAACAAGCTGCGTGGCGGCCTCAAGATCGCTGCCGTCAAGGCTCCTGGCTTCGGCGATCGCCGCAAGGCCATGCTCGAAGACATCGCCATCCTCACGGGCGGCACGGTGATCTCCGAAGACCTCGGTATCAAGCTCGAAAACGTCACGCTCGACATGCTCGGCCGTGCGAAGAAGGTTTCGATCTCCAAGGAAAACACGACGATCGTCGACGGTGCCGGCCAGAAGGCTGAAATCGAAGGCCGCGTCGCTCAGATCAAGGCCCAGATCGAAGAAACCACTTCGGACTACGACCGCGAGAAGCTGCAGGAACGCCTTGCAAAGCTCGCCGGCGGCGTTGCTGTGATCCGCGTCGGCGGTTCGACGGAAATCGAAGTGAAGGAAAAGAAGGACCGCATCGACGACGCGCTCAACGCGACGCGCGCTGCCGTTCAGGAAGGCATCGTACCGGGCGGCGGCGTCGCTCTGCTGCGTGCCTCCGCCCAGCTGAAGGTCAAGGGCGAGAACGCCGACCAGGAAGCCGGTGTCAGCATCGTTCGCCGCGCCCTGCAGGCTCCTGCCCGCCAGATCGCCGAGAACGCTGGTGACGAAGCTTCGATCGTCGTCGGCAAGATTCTGGACGAGAAGAGCGACAACTTCGGCTACAACGCCCAGACCGGCGAGTATGGCGACATGATCGCCATGGGCATCGTCGACCCGGTCAAGGTCGTTCGCACCGCTCTCCAGGACGCTGCTTCGGTTGCCGGCCTGCTCGTCACCACCGAAGCCATGATCGCCGAGCTGCCGAAGAAGGAAGCTGCTGGCGGCATGCCGGGCGGCATGGGCGGCATGGGCATGGACGGCATGATGTAA